The following are encoded in a window of Sphaerisporangium siamense genomic DNA:
- a CDS encoding winged helix-turn-helix transcriptional regulator, producing the protein MAQDAVNAENVTWTDPACPVARTLDLIGDRWSLVIVRDAMDGARAFTDFQQRTGIARNILTDRLRRLVERGVLDRQTAPSGKRRLYTLTSAGRDLFTVIVALRQWGERHAFAPSEPHSVLVDEHGLPLPELRPVGSNGEPADVDTTSVRKHR; encoded by the coding sequence ATGGCTCAGGACGCGGTCAACGCCGAAAATGTGACCTGGACCGACCCGGCCTGCCCGGTGGCGCGGACCCTCGACCTGATCGGTGACCGCTGGAGCCTGGTCATCGTCCGCGACGCCATGGACGGCGCGCGCGCGTTCACCGACTTCCAGCAGCGCACCGGCATCGCCCGCAACATCCTCACCGACCGGCTCCGCCGGCTGGTCGAGCGCGGCGTCCTCGACCGGCAGACCGCGCCCTCGGGCAAACGGCGTCTCTACACGCTGACCTCCGCCGGGCGCGACCTGTTCACCGTCATCGTGGCCCTGCGCCAGTGGGGCGAACGCCACGCCTTCGCCCCCAGCGAGCCCCACTCCGTCCTCGTCGACGAACACGGCCTCCCACTTCCGGAGCTCCGCCCGGTCGGCTCAAACGGTGAACCCGCCGACGTCGACACGACCTCCGTGCGAAAGCACCGCTGA
- a CDS encoding cytochrome P450, whose protein sequence is MNDFVHTLTAMPTARQPGCPFDPPTELIQAREHGPISRFPFPGGHQGWLVTGYDLVRSVLADSRFSSRKELMRHHPLIDYGDIEVPPAPPGEFLLMDEPRHSRYRKPLVGRFTVRRMRLLTERVERITADHLDAMEKAGPAADLVTAFAKPIPAIVICELLGVPYEDRGRFQENIDKFLGGETGDEELLAAYLATQQYLAELVAAKRAEPTDDVLSDLLDSDLTDEELKGMALILLSAGFDTTANMLALGTFALLRNPEQLAALRADPALADQAVEELLRYLSIAKQFHRVALEDVELGGHTIEAGTTVILSLNTADRDPERFPDPHRLDLRRQDGGHLAFGHGIHQCLGQQLARVEMRVAFPALFNRFPTLRLAVPAEEVSLRPETADIYGVKSLPVTWDA, encoded by the coding sequence ATGAACGACTTCGTCCACACCCTCACGGCCATGCCGACGGCGCGTCAGCCCGGCTGTCCCTTCGACCCGCCCACGGAGCTGATCCAGGCCCGCGAGCACGGCCCGATCAGCCGCTTCCCCTTCCCCGGCGGCCACCAGGGCTGGCTGGTCACCGGGTACGACCTGGTCAGGTCGGTCCTGGCCGACTCGCGCTTCAGCTCCCGCAAGGAGCTCATGCGCCACCACCCGCTGATCGACTACGGCGACATCGAGGTCCCTCCCGCGCCGCCCGGCGAGTTCCTGCTGATGGACGAGCCGCGGCACAGCCGCTACCGCAAACCCCTGGTGGGCAGGTTCACCGTCCGGCGGATGCGGCTGCTCACCGAGCGCGTCGAGCGGATCACCGCCGACCACCTGGACGCCATGGAGAAGGCCGGCCCGGCGGCCGACCTGGTCACCGCTTTCGCCAAGCCCATCCCCGCCATCGTGATCTGCGAGCTGCTGGGCGTCCCCTACGAGGACCGGGGCCGCTTCCAGGAGAACATCGACAAGTTCCTCGGCGGAGAAACCGGCGACGAGGAACTGCTCGCGGCCTACCTGGCGACCCAGCAGTACCTCGCCGAGCTGGTGGCCGCCAAGCGCGCCGAGCCCACCGACGACGTGCTCAGCGACCTGCTCGACAGCGACCTGACCGATGAGGAGCTGAAGGGCATGGCCCTGATCCTGCTGTCGGCCGGGTTCGACACCACCGCGAACATGCTGGCGCTGGGCACCTTCGCCCTTCTGCGGAACCCCGAGCAGCTGGCCGCGCTGCGCGCCGACCCCGCGCTCGCCGACCAGGCCGTGGAGGAGCTGCTGCGTTATCTGAGCATCGCCAAGCAGTTCCACCGGGTCGCGCTGGAGGACGTCGAGCTGGGCGGCCACACCATCGAGGCCGGCACGACGGTCATCCTGTCCCTCAACACCGCCGACCGTGACCCCGAACGTTTCCCCGACCCCCACAGGCTCGACCTGCGCCGGCAGGACGGCGGCCACCTGGCCTTCGGCCACGGCATCCACCAGTGCCTGGGCCAGCAGCTCGCCCGCGTCGAGATGCGGGTCGCCTTCCCCGCCCTGTTCAACCGCTTCCCCACGCTGCGCCTCGCCGTCCCCGCCGAGGAGGTCAGCCTGCGTCCGGAGACCGCGGACATCTACGGGGTGAAGAGCCTCCCGGTCACCTGGGACGCGTAA
- a CDS encoding ABC transporter permease → MSKHFFGDTTVLLGRSLRHITRSPDTIITTAIMPIAMMLMFVYVFGGAIRTGSGSYVNYMLPGILLITVASGIAYTAYRLFMDMKGGIFERFQSMPTARSSVLWAHVLTSLVANLVSLGVVMVVALLMGFRSEAGVSAWLSVAGILVLFTLALTWIAVIPGLSAKTMEGASAFSYPLIFLPFLSSAFVPTATMPGPVRAFAENQPVTSIVNAIRALFTGLPVGNDIWVALAWCVGILVVAYAVAMRTYRRRIS, encoded by the coding sequence ATGAGCAAGCATTTCTTCGGCGACACCACCGTCCTGCTGGGACGGTCCCTGCGCCACATAACGCGCAGCCCGGACACCATCATCACGACCGCGATCATGCCGATCGCCATGATGCTGATGTTCGTCTACGTGTTCGGCGGCGCGATCAGAACAGGGTCGGGCTCGTATGTGAACTACATGCTGCCCGGCATCCTGCTCATCACGGTCGCCTCGGGCATCGCCTACACCGCGTACCGGCTGTTCATGGACATGAAGGGCGGCATCTTCGAGCGATTCCAGTCGATGCCGACCGCGCGGTCGTCGGTGCTGTGGGCGCACGTGCTGACCTCGCTGGTCGCCAACCTGGTCTCGCTCGGGGTCGTGATGGTCGTGGCCCTGCTCATGGGCTTCCGCTCGGAGGCGGGAGTGTCGGCGTGGCTGTCGGTGGCGGGCATCCTGGTCCTCTTCACCCTGGCGTTGACCTGGATCGCCGTCATCCCCGGCCTGTCGGCCAAGACCATGGAAGGCGCGAGCGCGTTCTCCTACCCGCTCATCTTCCTGCCCTTCCTCAGCTCGGCGTTCGTGCCGACCGCCACCATGCCCGGCCCGGTGCGCGCCTTCGCCGAGAACCAGCCGGTGACCTCCATCGTCAACGCCATCCGCGCCCTGTTCACCGGGCTGCCGGTCGGCAACGACATCTGGGTCGCCCTCGCCTGGTGTGTCGGCATCCTCGTCGTCGCCTACGCCGTCGCCATGAGGACCTACCGCCGCAGGATCTCCTAG
- a CDS encoding ABC transporter ATP-binding protein — protein MTTQQAPAIQVNGLEKSYKELRVLRGVNFEVAQGSIFALLGSNGAGKTTAVKILSTLLRADAGTARVNGFDVATQAANVRESISLTGQFAAVDEILSGRENLVLVARLRHLKNPGKIADDLLERFSLTEAGARKAATYSGGMRRRLDIAMSLIGRPPIIFLDEPTTGLDPQARIEVWQAVRELAEHGTTVLLTTQYLDEAEQLADRIAILHEGRIIVNGTLAELKRLLPPAKVEYVEKQPTLEDVFLTLVGTKS, from the coding sequence ATGACGACCCAGCAAGCCCCGGCGATCCAGGTGAACGGCCTGGAGAAGTCGTACAAGGAACTGCGCGTGCTGCGCGGCGTGAACTTCGAGGTGGCGCAGGGCAGCATCTTCGCCCTGCTCGGCTCCAACGGAGCGGGCAAGACCACCGCCGTGAAGATCCTGTCCACGCTGCTCAGGGCCGACGCGGGCACGGCCCGCGTGAACGGCTTCGACGTCGCCACGCAGGCCGCGAACGTGCGCGAGTCGATCAGCCTCACCGGGCAGTTCGCCGCCGTGGACGAGATCCTCAGCGGGCGGGAGAACCTGGTGCTGGTCGCCCGGCTGCGGCACCTCAAGAACCCAGGCAAGATCGCCGACGACCTGCTGGAGCGGTTCTCGCTGACCGAGGCGGGCGCGCGGAAGGCGGCGACGTACTCGGGAGGCATGCGCCGCCGCCTCGATATCGCGATGAGCCTGATCGGCCGTCCGCCGATCATCTTCCTCGACGAGCCGACGACCGGGCTCGACCCCCAGGCCCGCATCGAGGTGTGGCAGGCCGTCAGGGAACTCGCCGAGCACGGCACGACGGTGCTGCTCACCACGCAGTACCTGGACGAGGCCGAACAACTCGCCGACCGGATCGCGATCCTCCACGAGGGCCGGATCATCGTCAACGGCACCCTGGCCGAGCTCAAGCGACTGCTCCCGCCCGCCAAGGTCGAATACGTCGAGAAGCAGCCGACCCTTGAGGACGTCTTCCTCACCCTCGTCGGCACGAAGTCATAA
- a CDS encoding DUF1048 domain-containing protein: MTTGSNEPKSRYLQYLEIVTGSLEEKKRYRQYKARIKRLPENYRIAVEALERYLMHFGPADGAGAMSMYEDLADLFEQSAADATPIRDLFGDDPIEFVEAFMANYPLGQYRARERHRFTSAIARAAGDTTPPQDRTA; encoded by the coding sequence ATGACCACAGGATCGAACGAGCCGAAGAGCCGCTACCTGCAGTACCTGGAGATCGTCACCGGGTCGCTGGAGGAGAAGAAGCGCTACCGGCAGTACAAGGCACGCATCAAGCGGCTGCCCGAGAACTACCGCATCGCGGTCGAAGCCTTGGAGCGCTACCTGATGCACTTCGGGCCGGCCGACGGCGCCGGCGCGATGTCGATGTACGAGGACCTGGCCGACCTGTTCGAGCAGAGCGCGGCCGACGCCACCCCCATCCGCGACCTCTTCGGCGACGACCCAATCGAGTTCGTCGAGGCGTTCATGGCCAACTACCCCCTCGGCCAGTACCGGGCCCGCGAACGCCACCGCTTCACCAGCGCCATCGCCCGCGCCGCCGGCGACACCACCCCGCCACAGGACAGGACCGCGTGA
- a CDS encoding PadR family transcriptional regulator: MGKLVTEMLKGTLEGIVLAILSGRPAYGYEITAQLRDQGFSDIAEGTVYALLVRIEQRGLVDVQKVPSEKGPPRKVYSLNDQGREYLEEFWRTWIFLADRLEQLRKEGK, encoded by the coding sequence ATGGGCAAGCTCGTGACGGAGATGCTCAAGGGAACGCTGGAGGGCATCGTCCTGGCGATCCTGTCCGGCCGGCCCGCGTACGGCTACGAGATCACGGCGCAGCTACGGGACCAGGGCTTCTCCGACATCGCCGAGGGCACCGTCTACGCGCTGCTGGTCAGGATCGAGCAACGCGGCCTGGTCGACGTGCAGAAGGTCCCGTCGGAGAAGGGGCCCCCGCGCAAGGTGTACTCCCTCAACGACCAGGGACGGGAGTACCTCGAAGAGTTCTGGCGGACCTGGATCTTCCTGGCCGACCGGCTCGAACAGCTCCGCAAGGAAGGCAAGTAG
- a CDS encoding recombinase family protein, whose protein sequence is MAETRRVGYARCSTDEQDVQIQAEQLRALGVPEDRIYIDRGFSGTTRRNRNGLDQALAAVWDSSVFTGTKFDRSARNMAEANDILTGLSGRGVLFGVGMTIHDWSDPFGRLFLQTLAMVAEFEANIGHQRTREGMALAKKNGKLKGKQPKLPALPVVSPEPSVARRFRRLGSRDVRRHPACPAI, encoded by the coding sequence GTGGCCGAGACCCGTCGCGTCGGATACGCCCGCTGCAGCACCGATGAGCAAGACGTCCAGATTCAGGCCGAGCAACTCCGCGCGCTCGGCGTCCCAGAAGACCGCATCTACATCGACCGCGGCTTCTCCGGCACCACCCGCCGTAACCGGAACGGCCTCGACCAGGCCCTCGCTGCCGTCTGGGACAGCAGCGTGTTCACCGGGACGAAGTTCGACCGGTCCGCCCGCAACATGGCCGAGGCCAACGACATCCTGACGGGCCTGTCTGGCCGGGGCGTCCTGTTCGGCGTCGGCATGACCATCCACGACTGGAGCGACCCGTTCGGCCGACTGTTCCTTCAGACCCTCGCCATGGTCGCCGAGTTCGAGGCGAACATCGGGCACCAGCGCACCCGCGAAGGAATGGCGTTGGCGAAGAAAAACGGCAAGCTCAAGGGCAAACAGCCCAAACTCCCCGCACTGCCGGTAGTGAGCCCGGAACCCTCAGTGGCCAGGCGTTTTCGCAGGCTGGGATCACGAGACGTTAGGCGTCATCCCGCTTGTCCAGCCATTTGA
- a CDS encoding alpha/beta fold hydrolase — protein MTSTDFPKPTLIPVNGVELEVFEAGRENAGRPIVLCHGWPEHAFTWRHQMPALAAAGYHVIAPNQRGYGNSSRPAEVTDYDIEHLSGDLVALLDHYGYQDATFIGHDWGAFVVWGLTLLHPTRVNKVINLSLPYQERGEKPWIEFMEDVLGGDFYFVHFNRQPGVADAVFEDNTARFLRNLYRKNQPPPEPQPGMALINLARARTPLGEPIMSDSELAVLVSAFETSGFTGGINWYRNLDRNWRLLANVDSIIHQPALMIYGDRDPVARSENLAEFVPNVEVVCLDCGHWIQQEKPEETNQAILKWLDKRDDA, from the coding sequence ATGACCTCAACCGATTTCCCCAAGCCCACCCTCATTCCGGTCAACGGTGTAGAACTCGAAGTCTTCGAAGCGGGCCGAGAGAACGCGGGAAGGCCCATCGTGCTCTGCCACGGCTGGCCGGAGCACGCCTTCACCTGGCGCCACCAGATGCCCGCCCTCGCCGCGGCCGGCTACCACGTCATCGCCCCGAACCAGCGCGGTTACGGTAACTCCTCCCGCCCGGCCGAGGTGACGGACTACGACATCGAACACCTGTCGGGTGACCTCGTCGCGCTTCTGGACCACTACGGATACCAAGACGCCACCTTCATCGGCCACGACTGGGGCGCGTTCGTCGTCTGGGGCCTGACCCTGCTGCACCCCACCCGTGTGAACAAGGTGATCAACCTGAGCTTGCCCTACCAGGAGCGCGGGGAAAAGCCGTGGATCGAGTTCATGGAAGACGTGCTCGGCGGCGACTTCTACTTCGTCCACTTCAACCGGCAGCCGGGCGTCGCCGACGCCGTATTCGAAGACAACACCGCCCGGTTCCTCCGCAACCTGTACCGGAAGAACCAGCCGCCGCCGGAGCCTCAGCCGGGCATGGCACTGATCAACCTCGCCAGAGCGCGAACACCCCTCGGCGAACCCATCATGAGCGACAGCGAACTGGCCGTCCTCGTCTCCGCCTTCGAAACATCCGGATTCACCGGCGGCATCAACTGGTACAGGAACCTCGACCGCAACTGGCGCCTCCTGGCGAACGTGGACTCGATCATCCACCAGCCCGCCCTCATGATCTACGGCGACCGGGACCCGGTCGCGAGGTCGGAAAACCTGGCAGAGTTCGTGCCCAACGTGGAAGTGGTCTGTCTGGACTGCGGCCACTGGATCCAGCAGGAAAAACCCGAAGAAACAAACCAGGCCATTCTCAAATGGCTGGACAAGCGGGATGACGCCTAA
- a CDS encoding helix-turn-helix transcriptional regulator, with amino-acid sequence MRTDRLVAVLLMLQRREQVTAAEVARELEVSERTARRDLDALAMAGVPVYSTQGRGGGWRLMGGARTDLSGLTAGEARALFLVAGPASAATPAVKAALRKLVQALPEPFRAQAEAAASSLVMDPRRWGASRVEHRPPRFLDDLQDAVIRGVQVRLGYVDSKGAETERTVHPLGIVAKGPAWYLVSHTETGRRTFRIDRVTSADPTGDHVHRPEDFDLAESWREIADEIDRKRTPLEVQAVCAPHAIGILRIGFGDRLEVGGTTTNGRIDVVIRGHDDYTLAGELAGLVEWLDVTGPPGVRDHLASIGNALVERYS; translated from the coding sequence GTGCGAACCGACCGGCTGGTGGCCGTCCTCCTCATGCTGCAACGGCGCGAGCAGGTGACAGCGGCAGAGGTCGCCCGGGAGCTGGAGGTCTCCGAGCGCACCGCCCGCCGCGACCTCGACGCCCTGGCCATGGCCGGGGTGCCCGTGTACTCCACGCAAGGACGGGGCGGCGGCTGGCGCCTGATGGGCGGCGCCCGTACCGACCTGTCCGGGTTGACCGCGGGTGAGGCCCGCGCCCTGTTCCTGGTCGCCGGCCCGGCCTCGGCCGCGACCCCGGCCGTGAAAGCAGCCCTGCGCAAACTCGTCCAAGCCCTGCCGGAACCCTTCCGCGCCCAAGCCGAAGCAGCAGCATCATCCTTGGTCATGGACCCGCGACGATGGGGGGCGAGCCGGGTCGAGCACCGACCACCTCGCTTCCTCGACGACCTCCAGGACGCGGTGATCCGCGGCGTCCAGGTGCGGCTCGGCTATGTCGACAGCAAAGGCGCCGAGACCGAGAGGACCGTCCACCCGCTGGGCATCGTCGCCAAAGGCCCGGCGTGGTATCTCGTCTCCCACACCGAGACCGGCCGACGGACCTTCCGGATCGACCGCGTGACATCCGCCGACCCGACCGGCGATCACGTGCACCGGCCCGAGGACTTCGACCTCGCCGAGAGCTGGCGCGAGATCGCCGACGAGATCGACCGCAAACGAACACCTCTGGAGGTCCAGGCCGTCTGCGCGCCCCACGCCATAGGCATTCTCCGGATCGGGTTCGGCGACCGACTCGAAGTCGGAGGCACCACGACCAACGGACGCATCGACGTCGTGATCCGCGGCCACGACGACTACACCCTCGCCGGCGAACTCGCCGGGCTGGTCGAATGGCTCGACGTGACCGGCCCCCCGGGTGTGCGAGACCACCTGGCCTCGATCGGCAACGCGCTCGTCGAGCGATACAGCTGA
- a CDS encoding YdeI/OmpD-associated family protein, with translation MTGTELDELIVADSAALRAWLLGNHTASPGVWLALTRKGGSVTTLTWQQAVDEALCFGWIDGQARKRDEESSWRRFTPRRSRSVWSQRNVANVARLEAAGLMLPAGRAAVEAAKADGRWTAAYAPPSEAELPADLRAAIAADPAAQAMFEVLTKTNRFALISRVNAVKRAETRTRKIAEYVTMLARHETIHPQRARPTDPPTS, from the coding sequence GTGACCGGAACCGAACTGGACGAGTTGATCGTGGCTGACAGCGCGGCGCTGCGCGCGTGGCTGCTGGGCAACCACACTGCCTCTCCTGGCGTGTGGCTCGCCCTGACCAGGAAGGGCGGCTCCGTCACCACGCTGACCTGGCAGCAGGCGGTCGATGAGGCACTGTGCTTCGGCTGGATCGACGGGCAGGCCCGCAAGCGCGACGAGGAGAGTTCCTGGAGGCGGTTCACCCCGCGCCGGTCCCGCAGTGTCTGGTCCCAGCGCAACGTCGCCAACGTGGCCCGGTTGGAGGCTGCCGGCCTGATGCTGCCCGCTGGCCGTGCCGCGGTGGAAGCCGCGAAGGCCGACGGGCGGTGGACGGCCGCCTATGCACCGCCGTCGGAAGCGGAGCTCCCGGCCGACCTGCGAGCCGCGATCGCCGCCGACCCAGCGGCGCAGGCGATGTTCGAGGTGCTCACCAAGACCAACCGCTTCGCTCTCATCAGCCGGGTCAATGCCGTCAAGCGGGCCGAGACGCGTACCCGGAAGATCGCCGAGTACGTGACGATGCTGGCCCGGCACGAGACGATCCACCCTCAGCGAGCCAGGCCGACGGACCCGCCGACGTCGTGA